One genomic region from Lynx canadensis isolate LIC74 chromosome E1, mLynCan4.pri.v2, whole genome shotgun sequence encodes:
- the KIF1C gene encoding kinesin-like protein KIF1C isoform X1: MAGASVKVAVRVRPFNARETSQDAKCVVSMQGNTTSIINPKQGKDAPKSFTFDYSYWSHTSAEDPQFASQQQVYRDIGEEMLLHAFEGYNVCIFAYGQTGAGKSYTMMGRQEPGQQGIVPQLCEDLFSRVNKNQSAQLSYSVEVSYMEIYCERVRDLLNPKSRGSLRVREHPILGPYVQDLSKLAVTSYADIADLMDCGNKARTVAATNMNETSSRSHAVFTIVFTQRCHDQLTGLDSEKVSKISLVDLAGSERADSSGARGMRLKEGANINKSLTTLGKVISALADLQSKKRKSDFIPYRDSVLTWLLKENLGGNSRTAMIAALSPADINYEETLSTLRYADRTKQIRCNAVINEDPNARLIRELQEEVARLRELLLAQGLSASALGGLKVDEGSSGGALPAVSSPPAPVSASHPPAHNGELEPSFSPSAEPQIGPEEAMERLQETEKIIAELNETWEEKLRKTEALRMEREALLAEMGVAVREDGGTVGVFSPKKTPHLVNLNEDPLMSECLLYHIKDGITRVGQVDVDIKLTGQFIREQHCVFRSIPQPDGEVVVTLEPCEGAETYVNGRLVTEPLVLKSGNRIVMGKNHVFRFNHPEQARLERERGVPPPPGPPSEPVDWNFAQKELLEQQGIDIKLEMEKRLQDLENQYRKEKEEADLLLEQQRLYADSDSGDDSDKRSCEESWRLISSLREQLPPTTVQTIVRRCGLPSSGKRRAPRRVYQIPQRRRLQGKDPRWATMADLKMQAVKEICYEVALADFRHGRAEIEALAALKMRELCRTYGKPEGPGDAWRAVARDVWDTVGEEEGGGGGGGEEGARGAEVEDLRAHIDKLTGILQEVKLQNSSKDRELQALRDRMLRMERVIPLAQDHEDENEEAGEAAWAAPPGSEAVEEEAPSERAAPARPPSPPLSSWERVSRLMEEDPAFRRGRLRWLKQEQLRLQGLQGAGGRGGGLRRPPARFVPPHDCKLRFPFKSNPQHRESWPGAGEAPPAPQAPEEVAPPPAAPARRPPSPRRSHRPRRNSLDGGGRSRGGGSAQPEPQHFQPKKHNYYPQQPQPYPAQRPPGPRYPPYTTPPRMRRQRSAPDLKESGAAV; this comes from the exons ATGGCTGGCGCCTCGGTGAAAGTGGCAGTGAGGGTTCGGCCCTTCAACGCCCGTGAGACCAGCCAGGATGCCAAGTGTGTGGTCAGCATGCAGGGCAACACCACCT CCATCATCAATCCCAAACAGGGCAAGGATGCCCCCAAAAGCTTCACTTTTGACTACTCCTACTGGTCACACACTTCG GCTGAGGACCCCCAGTTTGCGTCTCAGCAACAGGTGTATCGGGACATCGGCGAGGAGATGCTGCTTCACGCCTTCGAGGGCTACAACGTGTGCATCTTTGCCTATGGGCAGACCGGGGCCGGCAAGTCCTACACCATGATGGGGCGGCAGGAGCCGGGCCAGCAGGGCATCGTGCCCCAG CTCTGCGAGGACCTCTTCTCTCGTGTTAATAAGAACCAGAGTGCTCAGCTGTCCTATTCTGTGGAG GTGAGCTACATGGAGATCTACTGTGAGCGGGTACGAGACCTCCTGAACCCCAAGAGTCGGGGCTCTCTGCGGGTCCGGGAGCACCCCATCCTGGGCCCCTACGTGCAGGACCTGTCTAAGTTGGCCGTGACCTCCTACGCGGACATCGCTGACCTCATGGACTGTGGAAATAAGGCTCG gaCCGTGGCCGCCACCAACATGAATGAGACCAGCAGCCGCTCGCACGCCGTCTTCACCATCGTCTTCACGCAGCGCTGCCACGACCAGCTCACCGGGCTAGACTCCGAGAAG GTCAGTAAGATCAGTTTGGTGGACCTTGCCGGCAGTGAGCGGGCCGACTCCTCAGGGGCCCGGGGCATGCGCCTGAAG GAAGGGGCCAACATCAATAAGTCCCTGACCACGCTGGGGAAGGTGATCTCGGCCCTGGCGGATCTG CAGTCCAAGAAGCGGAAGTCGGATTTTATCCCTTACAGGGACTCTGTGCTCACCTGGCTGCTCAAGGAGAACTTGG GTGGGAACTCCCGCACGGCCATGATCGCAGCCCTGAGCCCTGCAGACATCAATTACGAGGAGACCCTCAGCACCCTCAG GTACGCTGACCGCACCAAGCAGATCCGCTGCAACGCCGTCATCAACGAGGACCCCAACGCCCGGCTGATCCGTGAGCTGCAGGAGGAGGTGGCCCGGCTGCGGGAGCTGCTCCTGGCTCAGGGGCTGTCCGCCTCCGCCCTGGGAG gTCTAAAGGTGGACGAGGGGAGTTCCGGGGGTGCTCTGCCGGCTGTATCGTCCCCCCCTGCCCCAGTGTCAGCCTCACACCCCCCGGCACACAACGGGGAACTGGAACCGTCATTCTCCCCCAGTGCTGAGCCCCAGATTGGGCCCGAGGAGGCCATGGAGAGGCTGCAG gagacagagaagaTCATAGCTGAGCTGAACGAGACTTGGGAGGAGAAGCTACGTAAGACAGAAGCTCTGAGGATGGAGAG AGAAGCATTGCTGGCCGAGATGGGGGTGGCCGTCCGGGAGGACGGCGGAACTGTGGGCGTCTTCTCTCCCAAGAAG aCCCCCCACCTGGTGAACCTGAACGAAGACCCTCTAATGTCCGAATGTCTGCTGTACCACATCAAGGATGGCATCACCAG GGTGGGCCAGGTGGACGTGGACATCAAGCTGACCGGGCAGTTCATCCGGGAGCAGCACTGTGTGTTCCGGAGCATCCCGCAGCCAGACGGAGAAG tGGTGGTCACCCTGGAGCCTTGCGAAGGAGCCGAGACCTACGTCAACGGGAGGCTGGTGACCGAGCCCCTGGTGCTGAAGTCAG GGAATAGGATTGTGATGGGCAAGAACCACGTGTTCCGCTTCAATCACCCGGAGCAGGCGCGGCTGGAGCGGGAGCGAGgggtgcccccgccccccgggccgCCCTCCGAGCCCGTCGACTGGAACTTCGCCCAGAAGGAGCTGTTGGAGCAGCAGGGCATCGACATCAAGCTGGAGATGGAGAAGAG gctgCAGGACCTGGAGAATCAGTAccggaaagagaaggaggaggctgACCTTCTGCTCGAGCAGCAGCGACTG TACGCGGACTCGGACAGCGGGGACGACTCGGACAAGCGCTCGTGCGAGGAGAGCTGGCGGCTCATCTCGTCCCTGCGAGAGCAGCTGCCCCCGACCACCGTGCAGACCATCGTGAGGCGCTGCGGCCTGCCCAGCAGCGGCAAGCGCCGGGCCCCGCGGAGGGTGTACCAGATCCCCCAGCGGCGGCGGCTGCAGGGCAAGGACCCGCGCTGGGCCACCATGGCCGATCTGAAGATGCAGGCGGTGAAGGAGATCTGCTACGAGGTGGCCCTGGCCGACTTCCGCCACGGCCGCGCCGAGATCGAGGCCCTGGCCGCCCTGAAGATGCGGGAGCTGTGCCGCACGTACGGCAAGCCCGAGGGCCCCGGGGACGCCTGGAGGGCCGTGGCCCGCGACGTCTGGGACACGGTGGGCGAGGAGGaaggcggcggcggtggcggcggcgagGAGGGGGCCCGCGGGGCGGAGGTGGAGGACCTCCGCGCGCACATCGACAAGCTGACGGGGATCCTGCAGGAGGTGAAATTGCAGAACAGCAGCAAAGACCGGGAGCTGCAGGCCCTGAGGGACCGCATGCTGCGCATGGAGAGGGTCATTCCCCTGGCGCAG gaCCACGAGGATGAGAACGAAGAGGCCGGGGAGGCCGCCTGGGCCGCGCCGCCGGGGTCAGAGGCGGTGGAGGAGGAGGCCCCCAGCGAGCGCGCGGCCCCAGCGCGGCCCCCCTCGCCGCCCCTGTCCAGCTGGGAGCGGGTGTCGCGGCTCATGGAGGAGGACCCCGCCTTCCGCCGCGGCCGCCTTCGCTGGCTCAAGCAGGAGCAGTTGCGGCTGCAGGGACTGCAGGGCGCgggcggccggggcggggggctgcgCAGGCCCCCCGCCCGCTTCGTGCCCCCTCACGACTGCAAGCTGCGCTTCCCTTTCAAGAGCAACCCGCAGCACCGGGAGTCCTGGCCGGGGGCCGGGGAGGCCCCCCCCGCACCCCAAGCTCCCGAGGAGGTGGCGCCCCCTCCGGCCGCCCCCGCGCGCCGGCCCCCCAGTCCCCGGAGGTCCCACCGGCCCCGCAGGAACTCCCTGGACGGAGGCGGCCGCTCCCGGGGAGGGGGCTCCGCGCAGCCCGAACCCCAGCACTTCCAGCCTAAGAAGCACAACTATtacccccagcagccccagccgTACCCCGCGCAGCGGCCCCCGGGGCCCCGCTACCCCCCGTACACCACTCCCCCGCGGATGAGGCGGCAGCGCTCGGCCCCCGACCTCAAGGAGAGCGGGGCGGCCGTGTGA
- the KIF1C gene encoding kinesin-like protein KIF1C isoform X2 codes for MAGASVKVAVRVRPFNARETSQDAKCVVSMQGNTTSIINPKQGKDAPKSFTFDYSYWSHTSAEDPQFASQQQVYRDIGEEMLLHAFEGYNVCIFAYGQTGAGKSYTMMGRQEPGQQGIVPQLCEDLFSRVNKNQSAQLSYSVEVSYMEIYCERVRDLLNPKSRGSLRVREHPILGPYVQDLSKLAVTSYADIADLMDCGNKARTVAATNMNETSSRSHAVFTIVFTQRCHDQLTGLDSEKVSKISLVDLAGSERADSSGARGMRLKEGANINKSLTTLGKVISALADLSKKRKSDFIPYRDSVLTWLLKENLGGNSRTAMIAALSPADINYEETLSTLRYADRTKQIRCNAVINEDPNARLIRELQEEVARLRELLLAQGLSASALGGLKVDEGSSGGALPAVSSPPAPVSASHPPAHNGELEPSFSPSAEPQIGPEEAMERLQETEKIIAELNETWEEKLRKTEALRMEREALLAEMGVAVREDGGTVGVFSPKKTPHLVNLNEDPLMSECLLYHIKDGITRVGQVDVDIKLTGQFIREQHCVFRSIPQPDGEVVVTLEPCEGAETYVNGRLVTEPLVLKSGNRIVMGKNHVFRFNHPEQARLERERGVPPPPGPPSEPVDWNFAQKELLEQQGIDIKLEMEKRLQDLENQYRKEKEEADLLLEQQRLYADSDSGDDSDKRSCEESWRLISSLREQLPPTTVQTIVRRCGLPSSGKRRAPRRVYQIPQRRRLQGKDPRWATMADLKMQAVKEICYEVALADFRHGRAEIEALAALKMRELCRTYGKPEGPGDAWRAVARDVWDTVGEEEGGGGGGGEEGARGAEVEDLRAHIDKLTGILQEVKLQNSSKDRELQALRDRMLRMERVIPLAQDHEDENEEAGEAAWAAPPGSEAVEEEAPSERAAPARPPSPPLSSWERVSRLMEEDPAFRRGRLRWLKQEQLRLQGLQGAGGRGGGLRRPPARFVPPHDCKLRFPFKSNPQHRESWPGAGEAPPAPQAPEEVAPPPAAPARRPPSPRRSHRPRRNSLDGGGRSRGGGSAQPEPQHFQPKKHNYYPQQPQPYPAQRPPGPRYPPYTTPPRMRRQRSAPDLKESGAAV; via the exons ATGGCTGGCGCCTCGGTGAAAGTGGCAGTGAGGGTTCGGCCCTTCAACGCCCGTGAGACCAGCCAGGATGCCAAGTGTGTGGTCAGCATGCAGGGCAACACCACCT CCATCATCAATCCCAAACAGGGCAAGGATGCCCCCAAAAGCTTCACTTTTGACTACTCCTACTGGTCACACACTTCG GCTGAGGACCCCCAGTTTGCGTCTCAGCAACAGGTGTATCGGGACATCGGCGAGGAGATGCTGCTTCACGCCTTCGAGGGCTACAACGTGTGCATCTTTGCCTATGGGCAGACCGGGGCCGGCAAGTCCTACACCATGATGGGGCGGCAGGAGCCGGGCCAGCAGGGCATCGTGCCCCAG CTCTGCGAGGACCTCTTCTCTCGTGTTAATAAGAACCAGAGTGCTCAGCTGTCCTATTCTGTGGAG GTGAGCTACATGGAGATCTACTGTGAGCGGGTACGAGACCTCCTGAACCCCAAGAGTCGGGGCTCTCTGCGGGTCCGGGAGCACCCCATCCTGGGCCCCTACGTGCAGGACCTGTCTAAGTTGGCCGTGACCTCCTACGCGGACATCGCTGACCTCATGGACTGTGGAAATAAGGCTCG gaCCGTGGCCGCCACCAACATGAATGAGACCAGCAGCCGCTCGCACGCCGTCTTCACCATCGTCTTCACGCAGCGCTGCCACGACCAGCTCACCGGGCTAGACTCCGAGAAG GTCAGTAAGATCAGTTTGGTGGACCTTGCCGGCAGTGAGCGGGCCGACTCCTCAGGGGCCCGGGGCATGCGCCTGAAG GAAGGGGCCAACATCAATAAGTCCCTGACCACGCTGGGGAAGGTGATCTCGGCCCTGGCGGATCTG TCCAAGAAGCGGAAGTCGGATTTTATCCCTTACAGGGACTCTGTGCTCACCTGGCTGCTCAAGGAGAACTTGG GTGGGAACTCCCGCACGGCCATGATCGCAGCCCTGAGCCCTGCAGACATCAATTACGAGGAGACCCTCAGCACCCTCAG GTACGCTGACCGCACCAAGCAGATCCGCTGCAACGCCGTCATCAACGAGGACCCCAACGCCCGGCTGATCCGTGAGCTGCAGGAGGAGGTGGCCCGGCTGCGGGAGCTGCTCCTGGCTCAGGGGCTGTCCGCCTCCGCCCTGGGAG gTCTAAAGGTGGACGAGGGGAGTTCCGGGGGTGCTCTGCCGGCTGTATCGTCCCCCCCTGCCCCAGTGTCAGCCTCACACCCCCCGGCACACAACGGGGAACTGGAACCGTCATTCTCCCCCAGTGCTGAGCCCCAGATTGGGCCCGAGGAGGCCATGGAGAGGCTGCAG gagacagagaagaTCATAGCTGAGCTGAACGAGACTTGGGAGGAGAAGCTACGTAAGACAGAAGCTCTGAGGATGGAGAG AGAAGCATTGCTGGCCGAGATGGGGGTGGCCGTCCGGGAGGACGGCGGAACTGTGGGCGTCTTCTCTCCCAAGAAG aCCCCCCACCTGGTGAACCTGAACGAAGACCCTCTAATGTCCGAATGTCTGCTGTACCACATCAAGGATGGCATCACCAG GGTGGGCCAGGTGGACGTGGACATCAAGCTGACCGGGCAGTTCATCCGGGAGCAGCACTGTGTGTTCCGGAGCATCCCGCAGCCAGACGGAGAAG tGGTGGTCACCCTGGAGCCTTGCGAAGGAGCCGAGACCTACGTCAACGGGAGGCTGGTGACCGAGCCCCTGGTGCTGAAGTCAG GGAATAGGATTGTGATGGGCAAGAACCACGTGTTCCGCTTCAATCACCCGGAGCAGGCGCGGCTGGAGCGGGAGCGAGgggtgcccccgccccccgggccgCCCTCCGAGCCCGTCGACTGGAACTTCGCCCAGAAGGAGCTGTTGGAGCAGCAGGGCATCGACATCAAGCTGGAGATGGAGAAGAG gctgCAGGACCTGGAGAATCAGTAccggaaagagaaggaggaggctgACCTTCTGCTCGAGCAGCAGCGACTG TACGCGGACTCGGACAGCGGGGACGACTCGGACAAGCGCTCGTGCGAGGAGAGCTGGCGGCTCATCTCGTCCCTGCGAGAGCAGCTGCCCCCGACCACCGTGCAGACCATCGTGAGGCGCTGCGGCCTGCCCAGCAGCGGCAAGCGCCGGGCCCCGCGGAGGGTGTACCAGATCCCCCAGCGGCGGCGGCTGCAGGGCAAGGACCCGCGCTGGGCCACCATGGCCGATCTGAAGATGCAGGCGGTGAAGGAGATCTGCTACGAGGTGGCCCTGGCCGACTTCCGCCACGGCCGCGCCGAGATCGAGGCCCTGGCCGCCCTGAAGATGCGGGAGCTGTGCCGCACGTACGGCAAGCCCGAGGGCCCCGGGGACGCCTGGAGGGCCGTGGCCCGCGACGTCTGGGACACGGTGGGCGAGGAGGaaggcggcggcggtggcggcggcgagGAGGGGGCCCGCGGGGCGGAGGTGGAGGACCTCCGCGCGCACATCGACAAGCTGACGGGGATCCTGCAGGAGGTGAAATTGCAGAACAGCAGCAAAGACCGGGAGCTGCAGGCCCTGAGGGACCGCATGCTGCGCATGGAGAGGGTCATTCCCCTGGCGCAG gaCCACGAGGATGAGAACGAAGAGGCCGGGGAGGCCGCCTGGGCCGCGCCGCCGGGGTCAGAGGCGGTGGAGGAGGAGGCCCCCAGCGAGCGCGCGGCCCCAGCGCGGCCCCCCTCGCCGCCCCTGTCCAGCTGGGAGCGGGTGTCGCGGCTCATGGAGGAGGACCCCGCCTTCCGCCGCGGCCGCCTTCGCTGGCTCAAGCAGGAGCAGTTGCGGCTGCAGGGACTGCAGGGCGCgggcggccggggcggggggctgcgCAGGCCCCCCGCCCGCTTCGTGCCCCCTCACGACTGCAAGCTGCGCTTCCCTTTCAAGAGCAACCCGCAGCACCGGGAGTCCTGGCCGGGGGCCGGGGAGGCCCCCCCCGCACCCCAAGCTCCCGAGGAGGTGGCGCCCCCTCCGGCCGCCCCCGCGCGCCGGCCCCCCAGTCCCCGGAGGTCCCACCGGCCCCGCAGGAACTCCCTGGACGGAGGCGGCCGCTCCCGGGGAGGGGGCTCCGCGCAGCCCGAACCCCAGCACTTCCAGCCTAAGAAGCACAACTATtacccccagcagccccagccgTACCCCGCGCAGCGGCCCCCGGGGCCCCGCTACCCCCCGTACACCACTCCCCCGCGGATGAGGCGGCAGCGCTCGGCCCCCGACCTCAAGGAGAGCGGGGCGGCCGTGTGA
- the KIF1C gene encoding kinesin-like protein KIF1C isoform X3 translates to MAGASVKVAVRVRPFNARETSQDAKCVVSMQGNTTSIINPKQGKDAPKSFTFDYSYWSHTSAEDPQFASQQQVYRDIGEEMLLHAFEGYNVCIFAYGQTGAGKSYTMMGRQEPGQQGIVPQLCEDLFSRVNKNQSAQLSYSVEVSYMEIYCERVRDLLNPKSRGSLRVREHPILGPYVQDLSKLAVTSYADIADLMDCGNKARTVAATNMNETSSRSHAVFTIVFTQRCHDQLTGLDSEKVSKISLVDLAGSERADSSGARGMRLKEGANINKSLTTLGKVISALADLQSKKRKSDFIPYRDSVLTWLLKENLGGNSRTAMIAALSPADINYEETLSTLRYADRTKQIRCNAVINEDPNARLIRELQEEVARLRELLLAQGLSASALGGLKVDEGSSGGALPAVSSPPAPVSASHPPAHNGELEPSFSPSAEPQIGPEEAMERLQETEKIIAELNETWEEKLRKTEALRMEREALLAEMGVAVREDGGTVGVFSPKKTPHLVNLNEDPLMSECLLYHIKDGITRVGQVDVDIKLTGQFIREQHCVFRSIPQPDGEVVVTLEPCEGAETYVNGRLVTEPLVLKSGNRIVMGKNHVFRFNHPEQARLERERGVPPPPGPPSEPVDWNFAQKELLEQQGIDIKLEMEKRLQDLENQYRKEKEEADLLLEQQRLYADSDSGDDSDKRSCEESWRLISSLREQLPPTTVQTIVRRCGLPSSGKRRAPRRVYQIPQRRRLQGKDPRWATMADLKMQAVKEICYEVALADFRHGRAEIEALAALKMRELCRTYGKPEGPGDAWRAVARDVWDTVGEEEGGGGGGGEEGARGAEVEDLRAHIDKLTGILQEVKLQNSSKDRELQALRDRMLRMERVIPLAQPQQLLLDLAVHLPPGGRCAWSAWSAFRSPPSGVYFGDSLPVDGSLPWPPSPWPHPLPGSALYPGIRVLIKHIVEYVTYAFM, encoded by the exons ATGGCTGGCGCCTCGGTGAAAGTGGCAGTGAGGGTTCGGCCCTTCAACGCCCGTGAGACCAGCCAGGATGCCAAGTGTGTGGTCAGCATGCAGGGCAACACCACCT CCATCATCAATCCCAAACAGGGCAAGGATGCCCCCAAAAGCTTCACTTTTGACTACTCCTACTGGTCACACACTTCG GCTGAGGACCCCCAGTTTGCGTCTCAGCAACAGGTGTATCGGGACATCGGCGAGGAGATGCTGCTTCACGCCTTCGAGGGCTACAACGTGTGCATCTTTGCCTATGGGCAGACCGGGGCCGGCAAGTCCTACACCATGATGGGGCGGCAGGAGCCGGGCCAGCAGGGCATCGTGCCCCAG CTCTGCGAGGACCTCTTCTCTCGTGTTAATAAGAACCAGAGTGCTCAGCTGTCCTATTCTGTGGAG GTGAGCTACATGGAGATCTACTGTGAGCGGGTACGAGACCTCCTGAACCCCAAGAGTCGGGGCTCTCTGCGGGTCCGGGAGCACCCCATCCTGGGCCCCTACGTGCAGGACCTGTCTAAGTTGGCCGTGACCTCCTACGCGGACATCGCTGACCTCATGGACTGTGGAAATAAGGCTCG gaCCGTGGCCGCCACCAACATGAATGAGACCAGCAGCCGCTCGCACGCCGTCTTCACCATCGTCTTCACGCAGCGCTGCCACGACCAGCTCACCGGGCTAGACTCCGAGAAG GTCAGTAAGATCAGTTTGGTGGACCTTGCCGGCAGTGAGCGGGCCGACTCCTCAGGGGCCCGGGGCATGCGCCTGAAG GAAGGGGCCAACATCAATAAGTCCCTGACCACGCTGGGGAAGGTGATCTCGGCCCTGGCGGATCTG CAGTCCAAGAAGCGGAAGTCGGATTTTATCCCTTACAGGGACTCTGTGCTCACCTGGCTGCTCAAGGAGAACTTGG GTGGGAACTCCCGCACGGCCATGATCGCAGCCCTGAGCCCTGCAGACATCAATTACGAGGAGACCCTCAGCACCCTCAG GTACGCTGACCGCACCAAGCAGATCCGCTGCAACGCCGTCATCAACGAGGACCCCAACGCCCGGCTGATCCGTGAGCTGCAGGAGGAGGTGGCCCGGCTGCGGGAGCTGCTCCTGGCTCAGGGGCTGTCCGCCTCCGCCCTGGGAG gTCTAAAGGTGGACGAGGGGAGTTCCGGGGGTGCTCTGCCGGCTGTATCGTCCCCCCCTGCCCCAGTGTCAGCCTCACACCCCCCGGCACACAACGGGGAACTGGAACCGTCATTCTCCCCCAGTGCTGAGCCCCAGATTGGGCCCGAGGAGGCCATGGAGAGGCTGCAG gagacagagaagaTCATAGCTGAGCTGAACGAGACTTGGGAGGAGAAGCTACGTAAGACAGAAGCTCTGAGGATGGAGAG AGAAGCATTGCTGGCCGAGATGGGGGTGGCCGTCCGGGAGGACGGCGGAACTGTGGGCGTCTTCTCTCCCAAGAAG aCCCCCCACCTGGTGAACCTGAACGAAGACCCTCTAATGTCCGAATGTCTGCTGTACCACATCAAGGATGGCATCACCAG GGTGGGCCAGGTGGACGTGGACATCAAGCTGACCGGGCAGTTCATCCGGGAGCAGCACTGTGTGTTCCGGAGCATCCCGCAGCCAGACGGAGAAG tGGTGGTCACCCTGGAGCCTTGCGAAGGAGCCGAGACCTACGTCAACGGGAGGCTGGTGACCGAGCCCCTGGTGCTGAAGTCAG GGAATAGGATTGTGATGGGCAAGAACCACGTGTTCCGCTTCAATCACCCGGAGCAGGCGCGGCTGGAGCGGGAGCGAGgggtgcccccgccccccgggccgCCCTCCGAGCCCGTCGACTGGAACTTCGCCCAGAAGGAGCTGTTGGAGCAGCAGGGCATCGACATCAAGCTGGAGATGGAGAAGAG gctgCAGGACCTGGAGAATCAGTAccggaaagagaaggaggaggctgACCTTCTGCTCGAGCAGCAGCGACTG TACGCGGACTCGGACAGCGGGGACGACTCGGACAAGCGCTCGTGCGAGGAGAGCTGGCGGCTCATCTCGTCCCTGCGAGAGCAGCTGCCCCCGACCACCGTGCAGACCATCGTGAGGCGCTGCGGCCTGCCCAGCAGCGGCAAGCGCCGGGCCCCGCGGAGGGTGTACCAGATCCCCCAGCGGCGGCGGCTGCAGGGCAAGGACCCGCGCTGGGCCACCATGGCCGATCTGAAGATGCAGGCGGTGAAGGAGATCTGCTACGAGGTGGCCCTGGCCGACTTCCGCCACGGCCGCGCCGAGATCGAGGCCCTGGCCGCCCTGAAGATGCGGGAGCTGTGCCGCACGTACGGCAAGCCCGAGGGCCCCGGGGACGCCTGGAGGGCCGTGGCCCGCGACGTCTGGGACACGGTGGGCGAGGAGGaaggcggcggcggtggcggcggcgagGAGGGGGCCCGCGGGGCGGAGGTGGAGGACCTCCGCGCGCACATCGACAAGCTGACGGGGATCCTGCAGGAGGTGAAATTGCAGAACAGCAGCAAAGACCGGGAGCTGCAGGCCCTGAGGGACCGCATGCTGCGCATGGAGAGGGTCATTCCCCTGGCGCAG CCCCAGCAGCTGCTCCTTGACCTTGCTGTGCACCTACCGCCTGGAGGCCGTTGCGCCTGGAGCGCCTGGAGCGCCTTCCGCTCACCTCCTTCAGGCGTTTACTTCGGCGATAGCCTCCCGGTGGATGGGTCCCTGCCGTGGCCACCTTCACCCTGGCCCCATCCCCTGCCCGGCTCTGCTCTTTATCCCGGTATACGTGTTTTGATAAAGCACATCGTTGAATACGTCACATATGCTTTTATGTAA
- the INCA1 gene encoding LOW QUALITY PROTEIN: protein INCA1 (The sequence of the model RefSeq protein was modified relative to this genomic sequence to represent the inferred CDS: deleted 1 base in 1 codon), with amino-acid sequence MRRLGPAAQPRPVVQGEDRADDLIPFAKCSRVVSRPAPPRLPSQSLTLMPQRYGDLFWESLSQRPSPTWTEEWHIPPSPRATGCSQPGLYPLERLPPPEVLCRRKRRRPHLAGMQQGPAGIPAQVRAVTYHLEDLRRRQRIINELKKAQWDVSGAAPEPLAPATAGCGVPSATEYPGLEEARATYPQEEGHPVTTGRTQLLWSPWSPLGLGGGVGVPRRLGSLASYSAVPAGGNRLRSPWGMEVQSAE; translated from the exons ATGAGGAGACTCGGTCCAGCCGCCCAGCCCAGGCCAGTGGTGCAGGGAGAGGACCGTGCAGACGACCTCATCCCCTTCGCCAA GTGCTCCAGGGTGGTCAGCCGACCTGCACCACCCCGCCTGCCTTCCCAGAGCCTCACGCTGATGCCCCAGCGGTATGGAGACCTCTTCTGGGAGAGCCTTAGCCAAAGGCCCAG CCCCACCTGGACGGAAGAATGGCACATCCCTCCCTCGCCG AGAGCCACTGGTTGCTCCCAGCCTGGCCTGTACCCCCTTGAGAGGCTCCCACCCCCTGAGGTGCtttgcagaagaaagagaaggaggccaCATTTGGCGGGAATGCAGCAGGGACCTGCGGGCATCCCAGCCCAGGTGAGGGCTGTCACTTATCACCTGGAGGATCTAAGGAGGCGACAGAGAATCATCAATGA ACTGAAGAAGGCTCAGTGGGACGTCTCGGGGGCCGCACCTGAGCCCCTGGCACCTGCCACTGCCGGCTGCGGAGTCCCCAGCGCCACCGAGTACCCGGGTCTGGAAGAGGCGAGGGCTACCTATCCACAGGAGGAAGGCCACCCTGTCACCACTGGCAGGACCCAG CTGCTCTGGTCCCCCTGGAGCCCcctgggcctgggggggggggtc ggtgTCCCCAGACGACTGGGCTCTCTGGCCTCCTACAGCGCTGTCCCAGCGGGCGGGAACCGCCTCCGCTCCCCCTGGGGCATGGAGGTGCAGTCTGCGGAGTAA